GTAGCTTCAGTTGATCCTTCTTCCAATCTTCAACGTCCCTGGTGACAGACAGGATATGATGCTCTCCATTCAGTTCAACAATACGAGCCGATACGAGTCCGGAGCGTAATACTCCATCCCTGCGGCGGAATTCAATTTCAAGGTTATTCACATGTCCGAACTCTTTGAGTCCGTCAATGATACGCTCTCTATCAGTCGGATTTTTCCATATATTGATCTGCAGGGATGATTTTCCAATCACTTCCTCTTTCTTAAATCCGTATATCTCGGAAAATCCCGCATTTACGTCAACGTAGGCGCCATCACTGAGACGATTGATACATATGGAATCTGGGCTGGTCTGAAAGATAGTTCGAAAACGTTTCTCGCTTTCTTGGAGAATCTTCGCTGCCCCCTTTCGTTCAGCAATATCTCGTACCAGAGAGAGGATAACTTTTGTATTCCCATATTCGATTGGCCCCAGTCGTATCTCGACAGGGAATGTCGTTCCATCTTTTCGTCTATGTGTTGATTCGAAAGTTGCTGGAAGATTCGGCCAGAATCTGGAGCTGTCTCCTCTCTTCTCCATATCCGGATCAAGGTCACCAACCGATAATGATAACAATTCATCTCGTGAATAGCCGGATGATATGCAAGCCTGCTGATTGACTTCCAGAAATCTGCCATGGAAATCGTGAACGAAAATTGCATCTGAAGCTTGCTCAATGAGGCTACGGAACCGTTCTTCGCTTTCTCTCAATTTCCGATCAGCCTCATGCTTATAAAGGGCAAATTCTATAACGCTTCTCATTTCCGGTACGTGGATTGGTTTGCTAAGGTAACCATACGGCTCAGATTTTCTGGCACGTTCGAGGATACTCTCCTCAGTTCCAGCCGCAAGATAAATCACAGGAATATCCAGTCGAGAGTGAATCATCAAAGCAGCGTCTATTCCATCGATTTCCCCGGGAAGACCGATGTCCATGAGAACCAAATCCGGATGCATCTTTTCGGCACTCTTGAGAGCTTCTTGTCCGGTGGAAGTAATCCCCGCCACATTGTAGCCAAGGTCACGCAAGGTCTCTGCAACGTCCCGGGTCAGCCCAGGCTCGTTTGCGCATATCAAAATTCTTGCGGCGGGATCGTGTTTCGTTGCACCAGTCACGGAAGATCCCCAGTTTTACTTGGTATTTCATTACCTTGTGAGATATTGAAGCAGTAATCCTAACAACAGTCAGGAACGAGGTCAAGAAGATTGCACTCGGACAAGTATCCATTCAGTTATACGTGGGAAAATCCTCCCTACCCCCTTTTATAAAAGGGAGGTAAAGAAGCAACCCGAAATTTCCCCCTTAGTAAAGGGGGGTTAAGGGGGATTTGGAAAGTTGGAAGGACTGTGATCCGAGAAATGATTCTCTCTACCCCGAGTAACTGAATCGTTACTCGGACAAACAGCTTTGAGTAGTAAGCATTGCACATTCGGCGTATTGAAGGACCTGGCCTAGAAGCTTCTTCTTGCGTCCCCTGCAC
The sequence above is a segment of the Desulfomonile tiedjei DSM 6799 genome. Coding sequences within it:
- a CDS encoding PAS domain S-box protein is translated as MTGATKHDPAARILICANEPGLTRDVAETLRDLGYNVAGITSTGQEALKSAEKMHPDLVLMDIGLPGEIDGIDAALMIHSRLDIPVIYLAAGTEESILERARKSEPYGYLSKPIHVPEMRSVIEFALYKHEADRKLRESEERFRSLIEQASDAIFVHDFHGRFLEVNQQACISSGYSRDELLSLSVGDLDPDMEKRGDSSRFWPNLPATFESTHRRKDGTTFPVEIRLGPIEYGNTKVILSLVRDIAERKGAAKILQESEKRFRTIFQTSPDSICINRLSDGAYVDVNAGFSEIYGFKKEEVIGKSSLQINIWKNPTDRERIIDGLKEFGHVNNLEIEFRRRDGVLRSGLVSARIVELNGEHHILSVTRDVEDWKKDQLKLQEKTSLLNSLIEALPDVIYFKDLDRRHLLVNKAFEDFFGVNGQEVIGRTVEEFFLKDDTLQSRTTDEEVMATKAPLIREQSWIDRKGGTHIVDTRKFPIFDHQGNIMAIGGISRDITERKKAEERIKASLKEKEVLLREIHHRVRNNLALIQSLLRIQSHHVRNSEFSRMLEDTQHRIRSMAFCHELLYKSENVSSIRTDEYLGNLLKQLRESLSIVGKKIEIRQQIAALHLSIEKAFPLGFILTELISNCYQHAFPEVKNGEIVVVLRLLKDSDLEFVVRDDGIGLPEDTKPQESQSLGYHLVRIFVRQLNGSIDIVNDKGTEVRIKFPLE